The DNA sequence AGGCACCACGGTGACCTTTTTCCCCTTGATCTGCTGAATCTGCACCGGGTTGCCATCCCACCCTTCGATGGTCTTGCCCTCCAGGGGGAAGTCGCGACAGGCCTCATAGGAGAGAAGAGAGGCGATCTCCGCCGTCAGTTCGCGAAACTTTTTGGTGCTGATGCCGGCCTCGCGCATCAGGCCGATCTTGTGTTTCACCATGGGGTGATTGACTTCGTGGACGCTCATAGTAGGTGTTCCTCTGAGATGGAGTTCCCCGAAGGGGTGCCGCAATGACCGGCTACGGCAAATAAGAACAGCAATAATCCACAACCGTTTCCATCCTCATCAGGAACGTGGAGTGGGCGGGCACGTTGAATGTCTGGCCGGCCGAAGCCTTTTTCCACACCTTTTCACCCTTCACCCGCCATTCCAGGTCACCGGCCAGGATCTCCATCTCCTCGGCCGCTCCGGTGGAGAATTCGTACTCCCCCGGTTGCATGATCCCCAGGGTCTTTTTACTGCCGTCGGGGAACAGCACCGTCCTGCTGACCACCTTGCCGTCGAAATAGACATTGGCCTTTTTGACTACCGTAACGTTCGAGAACTGCGACATGTACACCCCCCTGATTTTTTCGTGGTATTTACTCACAACCTGCCGAGGGACGCAAAGAAAAAAAACGCCCGTTGCAATTTTGCAACAGGCGTTGATTTTCGATTGCCATGAATCATGACATCAGCAGGCCATTATCAGAAGGTTCCCCGCAACAACTCGGCCCGCCAGGTGATGGTTGTCTGGCGCGAGGCCGGCGAGTCTCCGAGATCGGGGAGGACGGTCGGCAGGGCGAACTTGATGCTGCCGTTGTCGATCTGTGCCAGGGAACGGGTCGATTTCACCAAACCATAGGCGGAACCGACCAGAACGCCGGAAGCGGCCCCATAGGCCATGTAATCCAGATGATCGGCCGGTTTCTTGGCAAAGGCCATCAGGGCGGCGCCCACCAATGCCCCCGCCGCGCCGCCGTAAAAGGCATCCTCGAACACCTCCCGGAAGGCGTTATCTCCGGCAAGGGCCGAGGTCGCCGTGGTCAGAAGGACACAACAGGTGATCAGAGAGATGAGACGCGCCATTGATTTCATGCATTCCCCTCGCTGGGATGGATTTGTCATCTCGATAAAATGCAAGGATGACGCCAAAGAGTGCACCACCTTCCCATACATCGGAAATAGATCGCACTTACGGCAGGTTATGCGTGCAAAAGCGGCATGCCGCAGCAGAGGACCTGGGCCGCATCAACAGATCAGTGATGCATTTTTGCAACACTGGCTCCGCCATCTGACGCGATAAGCAGCAGCGCCAGGGCTCGCTCCTGCTCGTCATTGACGACCTCGCCATCGAGCCGCGCCACCAACAGCCGGTCCATGATCGTGCGAAACCGGGGGCCCGGCGCCAATCCCAGTGCCGCCAGCCCGTCCCCATCCAGGGAGCAGCGGACCTGGCGCAGACGAGAAACGTACTGGGAGACAAAACGTCTGACCTCCTCGCGGTTGGCGCGCGCGGCCAGGTAGAGGAGCATCTCCAGCGGCAGCCCGTGGAACCAGTCGTAAATCTCGCTGTTACGAACCTCGGGATTGCGGCGCAGGCGGCGTTGAATGGCATCCAGGGTTCCCAGCGCCTGCCGACGGTGGCTGAATACCTTTGTCGAGATCCGTCCCGGCACCGCCAACCGGCGGCAGGCGTCATGGAACTCGTCGGTGGTGAGCCGGTCGCCCAGGGCCAGGAAGTAGACCTGCCACTGTTCGCAGGCATCCGGCAGATACAACAGGCGGAACCAGGCCAGGACCCGCCCGGTTTCCTCCACGACCCGCCTGATCTCGGGAAGCAACTTGAGGGCGGGATGGACAAACGGCAGCAGGCCGAAGCCGGCCATGCGGACAATGGCCCCCACCGGCTCATTTTCCCGCAGGATCTGGATCAATTCGTTCAATAGACGCAGGCCACCGACCTTATTGAGGACGTTCATCCGCACCGCGCTGCGGATCAGGTTCTCGGTGTGAGGCGCGATATGGAAACCGAGGCGCTGTTCGAAACGGATCGCCCGGAAAACCCGGGTCGGGTCCTCCACGAAGGAGAGGTTGTGCAGCACCCTGACCAACCGTTCCTGAAGGTCCTGCTGGCCGCCGAAGTAATCGGTCAGGCGCCCGAACGACGGGCCGTTGAGGCACACCGCCAGGGTGTTGATGGTGAAATCCCGCCGATACAGGTCGTGGCGCAACGAGGAGCGTTCCACGGTTGGCAGCACACCGGGGGACTCGTAGTATTCCAGGCGGGTGCTGGCCACGTCGATCTTGGCTCCGTCCGGGAAGATCACTACCGCCGTGCTGAAGGTCCGATGGCTGCGAACCCGGCAACCGTGGCGGGCGGCAAACTGTTCCGCGAAAAAGATGCCGTCCCCCTCCACCGTGACGTCGATGTCCAGGTTTGCCACCCCCAGCAGCAGGTCGCGTACGAATCCGCCGATGGCATACACCGCCAGCCCCAATTCGTCACCGACGGTCCCCAGGTCGTGCAGGAGCTTGCCGGCGGCAACGGGCAGCCGCTTGCCCAGCAGGCCGGCAATGGAACGATTTTTGGGGGAGAAGTCGAGGGCCCCCACGTCGTAGAGCGCCCCCGGTTCGCCCCGGCGGCCGCCGTACATGTGGCGCAACAGATCGGTGCGCGTCACCGCGCCCGCAAGCTCTTCCCCTTTGAATACCGGCACGAAACGGCGGTTGCCCTCCACCATGTATTCCTGGATGTCGGCGATGGGGGTGGTGGGAGCGGCCCGCATGAATTCGGTGTGCATGAAGTCGGTGGCCGGGGCTGCACCCAGATCGTGGTAGAGCGCCTTCTCCACGATCTTGCGGGAGATGATCCCGATCATCCGGCCGGCGGCAATGACCGGCATGGCGTTGCAGTTGTAGCGGGTCAGCAGGTCCCGGGCGTAGGCTACGGTGACATCGTCCGGCATGGTCTTGACCGGTGCGGACATGATATCCCCGGCGCAGAACCGGGGACTGACCTCGACCCGCAGCTGCTCCTCCAGGCGTTGCAGTACCTGGTGCAACGTCTGGTCACGCACCACGGCCGATGCGGCGGTGGCGTGCCCCCCCCCGTGGAAACGGCGCAGGATCTCCCCCACGTTGACCTCCAGGATACGGCTGCGCGCCACCAGGTAAATGCGCCCCTCCATGGCGACCACCACGAAGAGGGTGTCCAGATTCTCCATGTCCCGCATCAGGTGGGCCAGGGCGGCGATGTCGCCCACGTACTGATCGCTCGTGGCGTGGGCGATGGAGATGTTGACGCCGTTGATGGCTGTGGTCTTGAGCGTGGTCAGCAGCCGTTTCAGGAGCCCCATCTGCTGACTGCTCAACTCCTGGGAGAGGGCCTCGGCCACCACGTTTACTCGCGCGCCCCGCTCCATGAGCCAAGCCGCCACGCGATAGTCGTCCCGCGTGGTCGAGACGAACAGCAGCCGGCCGGTATCCTCGTGGATGCCGAGCATGATCAGGGTGGCCTCTTCCGGCGTGAGTTCGACCGCCTGCTCCATCAGAAGCCCGCCCAGGATGGTGGATGACGAACCGCAGGGGCGGATCAGGCCGCCGGTCGGCCGGATGCTCTGTTCCGTGATCGGGTGATGGTCATAGATATGAATCTCAAGGCCGGGACGTTCCAGGAGGCCGGCAAAACGCCCGATGCGCTCACTCTGCTGGCAATCGACGACGATCAGGCGGGTGATGGCGTCCAGGTCGAGGTCCCTGGCGCGAACCACGCCGGGCAGATACTCGGGGCGGACTGCCAGGAAGTCGCGCACCGCCTTTTCCTGGGAACCGGGAAAGGCGATCAGGGCGCCGGGATAGAGCCGGGCCGCGGCGACCATGGCGCCCAGGCAGTCGAAATCGGCATTGGTGTGGGTGGTTATGACATCCATCAACGCTCCATCTCCCGAAGACGTCGTGCCACTTCGGGGGTCGTCGTATCTGGCTAAGTATACACGCTGTTTATCCAGTTAGACATACTGATTGTGCATGTGCGGCCAATCCGCGGCAAATTCGGTGTGGGCATGCGCACCATCCGGGAACCGTACAAGTTGAACGCCACCGCGGGACCCGGCGAAGACGCTGCAAAAGGTTGCTTGAAACGTGGCGTAATGGTATTGTATCGCTCATTTCGGACCGATCGCAAGGGAGATAGAGTTATGGCGCTTCACGAGAATCTGAAATCACTGGGGGCCGGGGCAACGGCCTACCGCTACGACCGGCCCGACGCCGGGCTTCTGGAATCATTCCCCAGCCCCTTTGCCCAACCGGACATGAACCCGGCCAAGGCCGTGGGCACGTTGCACATCGAATGCCCGGAATTCACCTGCCTCTGCCCCATGACCGGGCAGCCGGACTTCGCCAAAATCGTCATCGACTACCAGCCGGACCGTCTCTGCGTCGAAAGCAAGAGCCTCAAGCTCTACCTGGGCTCCTTCCGCATGCACGGAGAATTCCACGAGGCCAGCGTCAACCGCATCTGCAACGACCTGGTGGCGCTGCTCGAACCGGTCTGGCTGACGGTGCGGGGCGAGTTCACCCCCCGGGGCGGCATCCCCTTCTGGCCCACGGCCGAGTACCGTAGGTAAAAATGGTAACATCTGCCACAGAGACACAGAGGTTCACAGAGAAAAACATAACATCATCGAGCAAGCCAAGACCGGAATCGTTGTTTTTTTGTTTGCCTTACTCCTGATTTCTCCGTGTCTCTGCGGCAGATGTTGCTTTTGAAAGACTATCTATTAACAAGGAGAATACCATGTTCACCACATCCGATTTCAAAAAAGGACTCGTCATCCAGTTGGACGGGGCGCCCTGCCTGATCCTCGACGTCACCTTCCAGTCCCCGTCGGCCCGGGGCGCCAACACCATGGTCAAGACCCGCTACCGCAACCTGATCACCTCCCAGGTGCTGGACAAGACCTTCCGTTCCGGCGACAAGGTGGACGAGGCCGACTACGGCCGCAACAAAGGACAGTTCCTGTATGCCGACGGTGCAAAGGGGGTCTTCATGGATCTGGGGACCTATGAACAGTTCGAGGTTGACGAGGAGGCGTTCGAGGCGCTGGCCCCCTTCCTGCTGGAGGGGACCGAGGTGGTGCTGGGGCTCTTCGAGGGGCGTCTGGTCAATGTGGAACTGCCCATGACCGTGGAACTGGTTGTCACGGAAACCGCACCGGTGCTCAAGAATGCCACCGCCACGGCCCAGACCAAAGAGGCTATCCTGGAGACCGGCCTCAAGCTCCAGGTCCCGCCGTATCTGGCAACCGGGGAGAAGATCAAGGTGGATACCCGGGACGGCAGATTCATATCACGGGCTTAGCATCGGAAAGACAGCGCCCTGTCAAGCGGCCCCGGAAAATCCCTCAGAAGGACTCCCGGGGCCGTTTTTGCGTTCAAAAGGGGGGTGCCGTTCCGGAAAACCCAAGAGGCATCCGCAGGCGAGCAGGTAGCAGTAGGAGAGCCCCAGCATGTCGGCCACCCCCCCCATGGTAAGATTCATCCTGATATACTCCCTGTTGAGACTGTGGAGAAACGGCTCGCAATCCTCCCCCATGGCGATGAGCCGCTCGATCTGCCGGCCATCCCTCCTGATGCGGGAGAGCCCCATGCTGCCGCACCGGTGGAGCGTGGTGGTGTCGTCGACGGTCTGCATCAGGCGGCCCAGCATGGCAAACGAGGCGATGTTGGGATGCCCGTGGATTTCCAGGGCCGCAAGGTAGGCCGGGACCGCCTCGTCGAAGAGCGCCGGCAGGCCGTTCATGGCCTCCCGCACGATCCCTCCCGCACCGTGCAGAGCCCTCTGCTGTTGCCCATGGGTGGCCTGTTCCCCCTGGGCGGCAAAGAATTCCCCGGCCAGGGCGGCGACCTGTTTCCGAAAGCTCTGTTCGTCGGCCGATGGGGCATGCCAGGCTGCAACGAGCAGCAGACCGCTCAGAAAGAGATACCCCTTGTGGGTATTGGTGCCCAGGCTTGCCAGCATGGCCTGTTCGGCCCTCCTGCCGATGGCGGCCTGACGGGCGAACTCCTCGCCGGCAGCCAGGGAGCGGCAGAGCTGGTCGAGATAGTCGGCAATGATATGGATCGAACGCTCCATGGTGGCCAGGGACAGGTCGTGGTGGGAACCGCAGTCATCCAGGTCCACCAGCCCCGGCTTGGGGGTCAGGTACAGTTCCATGGCAACCCCCTTGACCAGAAACATGGCCAACAGTTCAATATCTGAAGTGCGCGAGGAGTTCATCAGTCCTTTCCATTAGCTACGTGCATGGTATGCCGCCCGCGCGCCGACGGCAACGAGTTCGTTGTTCTCGAGCACGTTGGTCGCGTCGTCGCCCCCCTCCTCGAAGGCAAGGCCACTCTGCTCGATAACATGCCGGGCGCCCTGATATCCGCGGGGCAGTCCAGTCCCACAACCATCCGGTCACATCATCAGGCGATATGCGTGAGCATAGCAGAATTCCCCAGCCTGTCCAGCCGGGTTGCGGTATACATGGGTATGGCAGGGTATACAATGGGGGAGCGATTTCCAACCAGGCCTTTGGAAAATAATGCCATCATGGCGGAAACCGCGATTCAAAAGTTCTTGACACTCCCGGCACACTTCCGTAGTATTAACTCCTCCGGGCCTATAGCTCAGTTGGCTAGAGCCACCGGCTCATAACCGGTTGGTCCCAGGTTCGAGTCCTGGTGGGCCCACCATTTCATTTACAAGGAAAACGCGCCGGATGCCGGCAATACTACGAACGGGACGCCCCGTACCATCAATTTCGCAAGAGTGCACACCGAAGGGTTGCACTCTTTTTGTTTGTACCCGATGAAGACGCCAAAACTCTCCGACATACTTGGAATCATTAACAAAATAGCCCCTCCCGGTTTGGCGGAATCGTGGGATAACTCGGGATTGCAGGTCGGAAACCCGGATGCCGGGATAGAGCGCATCATGATCGCCCTGGACGCCACCCCGGCCGTCATGGAAGCCGCCCGCACCAGTTCCTGCCACCTGCTCGTCACCCACCACCCCCTGCTGTTCAAACCGCTTAAAACCATTTCAACCGCCACCCCCCAGGGAAAACTCGTACACGACGCCATCAGGTCCGATCTGGCGGTCGTCAGCATCCACACCAGCTACGACGTGGCCGTGGGGGGGCTGAACGACCTGTTGGCCGAACGCCTGGGAGTCTCCGGTTGCCGGCCGCTCCAGGCAACTGCCGGGCAGGAGTTGGTCAAGCTGGCGGTCTTCGTGCCGGGCGACCACCTTGAACAGGTCCGTGGAACGCTCCTTCCCTGGGCCGAGGCTCTGGGCAACTACCGGGACTGCTCCTTCAGCGCCCTCGGCGAAGGGACCTTTACCCCCCTGGCCGGCGCTACGCCGTTCATCGGCGCGGTGGGCAGCCGGGAACAGGTCTCTGAACAGCGCCTGGAACTACTCATGGACCGACGCAATCTGCCGCGGGCCGTCAAGGCGCTCCTGGCGGCGCACCCCTACGAAGAGCCGGCCTTCGACATCTATCCCCTGCTCAACGAGGGCAAACAACTCGGACTGGGCCGGGTAGGCTCCCTGGCGGAGCAGACGACCCTGGCCGACTATGCGGCGCGGATCAGGGAAATGTTGCATGCCCCTGGGCTGCGCTATGTGGGCGACCCCGCGACTGTGATCAAAAAAGTGGCTCTGTGCAGCGGCAGCGGGGCGTCGCTCTTGCGCGATGCGGTCCGTTGCGGAGCCGACGTCCTGGTGACGGGCGATGTGAAATACCACGATGCCCGGGATGCGCACGACCTGGGCATCGCCCTGATCGATGCCGGGCATTTCCCCAGCGAGATCATCATGGTAGACGATGTGGCCGAACGCCTGGGCCGCATGCTATCCGAGGCGGGTTACGAAAACTGCCGGATACTACCCTGCCGTATCGAATCCGACCCATTGAGAGTCTGATTACCATACACCACAATTTTTTGTACCGGGAGGAAGCTGATTTTGAAAAAGAAACTTGAGATGTTGGAACAACTCCAGGAGATCGATTATCTGATCGACAACCTGAAAGCCACCCAGAACGGGCTGACGGAAGAGATGAGCGGGATCGAACAGGCCCTGATCGACGCCCGGCAGGAACTTTCCGGGCTGGAAGGCCGCGTGGTGCAGCTTGAGCAGGAGAAGGAAGAGCTGGAAAGCAGCCAGACCGTCGAACAGGAAAATATCCGGCGCTCCGAAACCAACATGAAAGAGATCAAGACCAACAAGGAATACCAGGCCGTTGGCCGGGAGATCGCCGCCGCCCGCAAGCAGGCCGCCGAGATCGATGAGCAGACCTTGCAGAAGGTGAGCCAGATCGAGGAGTTGAACACCGAGATCGCCACCCGCAAGGAGACCCTTGCCGAACTGGAGCAGAACACCTCGCAACGCCGCGACGAAAAGCAGACCGAGATCGGCAAAATCCAGCAGGATATCGATGCCGACGTCGCCCGGCGCGAAGCCATCACCAAGGAGTTGCCGCCCAACTTGGTCAAGCGCTACAACGCCCTGCGCAAACAGCGGCGCGGACAGGCGGTCGCCGGCGCCCGGG is a window from the Oryzomonas sagensis genome containing:
- a CDS encoding pyrimidine/purine nucleoside phosphorylase, with the translated sequence MSQFSNVTVVKKANVYFDGKVVSRTVLFPDGSKKTLGIMQPGEYEFSTGAAEEMEILAGDLEWRVKGEKVWKKASAGQTFNVPAHSTFLMRMETVVDYCCSYLP
- a CDS encoding CBS domain-containing protein, coding for MDVITTHTNADFDCLGAMVAAARLYPGALIAFPGSQEKAVRDFLAVRPEYLPGVVRARDLDLDAITRLIVVDCQQSERIGRFAGLLERPGLEIHIYDHHPITEQSIRPTGGLIRPCGSSSTILGGLLMEQAVELTPEEATLIMLGIHEDTGRLLFVSTTRDDYRVAAWLMERGARVNVVAEALSQELSSQQMGLLKRLLTTLKTTAINGVNISIAHATSDQYVGDIAALAHLMRDMENLDTLFVVVAMEGRIYLVARSRILEVNVGEILRRFHGGGHATAASAVVRDQTLHQVLQRLEEQLRVEVSPRFCAGDIMSAPVKTMPDDVTVAYARDLLTRYNCNAMPVIAAGRMIGIISRKIVEKALYHDLGAAPATDFMHTEFMRAAPTTPIADIQEYMVEGNRRFVPVFKGEELAGAVTRTDLLRHMYGGRRGEPGALYDVGALDFSPKNRSIAGLLGKRLPVAAGKLLHDLGTVGDELGLAVYAIGGFVRDLLLGVANLDIDVTVEGDGIFFAEQFAARHGCRVRSHRTFSTAVVIFPDGAKIDVASTRLEYYESPGVLPTVERSSLRHDLYRRDFTINTLAVCLNGPSFGRLTDYFGGQQDLQERLVRVLHNLSFVEDPTRVFRAIRFEQRLGFHIAPHTENLIRSAVRMNVLNKVGGLRLLNELIQILRENEPVGAIVRMAGFGLLPFVHPALKLLPEIRRVVEETGRVLAWFRLLYLPDACEQWQVYFLALGDRLTTDEFHDACRRLAVPGRISTKVFSHRRQALGTLDAIQRRLRRNPEVRNSEIYDWFHGLPLEMLLYLAARANREEVRRFVSQYVSRLRQVRCSLDGDGLAALGLAPGPRFRTIMDRLLVARLDGEVVNDEQERALALLLIASDGGASVAKMHH
- the queF gene encoding preQ(1) synthase — its product is MALHENLKSLGAGATAYRYDRPDAGLLESFPSPFAQPDMNPAKAVGTLHIECPEFTCLCPMTGQPDFAKIVIDYQPDRLCVESKSLKLYLGSFRMHGEFHEASVNRICNDLVALLEPVWLTVRGEFTPRGGIPFWPTAEYRR
- a CDS encoding elongation factor P, whose translation is MFTTSDFKKGLVIQLDGAPCLILDVTFQSPSARGANTMVKTRYRNLITSQVLDKTFRSGDKVDEADYGRNKGQFLYADGAKGVFMDLGTYEQFEVDEEAFEALAPFLLEGTEVVLGLFEGRLVNVELPMTVELVVTETAPVLKNATATAQTKEAILETGLKLQVPPYLATGEKIKVDTRDGRFISRA
- a CDS encoding triphosphoribosyl-dephospho-CoA synthase translates to MNSSRTSDIELLAMFLVKGVAMELYLTPKPGLVDLDDCGSHHDLSLATMERSIHIIADYLDQLCRSLAAGEEFARQAAIGRRAEQAMLASLGTNTHKGYLFLSGLLLVAAWHAPSADEQSFRKQVAALAGEFFAAQGEQATHGQQQRALHGAGGIVREAMNGLPALFDEAVPAYLAALEIHGHPNIASFAMLGRLMQTVDDTTTLHRCGSMGLSRIRRDGRQIERLIAMGEDCEPFLHSLNREYIRMNLTMGGVADMLGLSYCYLLACGCLLGFPERHPPFERKNGPGSPSEGFSGAA
- a CDS encoding Nif3-like dinuclear metal center hexameric protein — translated: MKTPKLSDILGIINKIAPPGLAESWDNSGLQVGNPDAGIERIMIALDATPAVMEAARTSSCHLLVTHHPLLFKPLKTISTATPQGKLVHDAIRSDLAVVSIHTSYDVAVGGLNDLLAERLGVSGCRPLQATAGQELVKLAVFVPGDHLEQVRGTLLPWAEALGNYRDCSFSALGEGTFTPLAGATPFIGAVGSREQVSEQRLELLMDRRNLPRAVKALLAAHPYEEPAFDIYPLLNEGKQLGLGRVGSLAEQTTLADYAARIREMLHAPGLRYVGDPATVIKKVALCSGSGASLLRDAVRCGADVLVTGDVKYHDARDAHDLGIALIDAGHFPSEIIMVDDVAERLGRMLSEAGYENCRILPCRIESDPLRV
- a CDS encoding zinc ribbon domain-containing protein; this encodes MKKKLEMLEQLQEIDYLIDNLKATQNGLTEEMSGIEQALIDARQELSGLEGRVVQLEQEKEELESSQTVEQENIRRSETNMKEIKTNKEYQAVGREIAAARKQAAEIDEQTLQKVSQIEELNTEIATRKETLAELEQNTSQRRDEKQTEIGKIQQDIDADVARREAITKELPPNLVKRYNALRKQRRGQAVAGARDGYCLGCNMNLPPQLYNSLYKGDELISCPHCQRVLILKLQPAAQ